A segment of the Fusarium oxysporum f. sp. lycopersici 4287 chromosome 4, whole genome shotgun sequence genome:
TGTTGAATTATCGAGGATTTGAACAAGATCTGTCCATTCTTGACTGCTATACACATACCCCTCATTTCTTCAAATTTGCTCTTGTCATACCAAACTCACCTTCCCAGAGTCATACGTTGAATATCGGATCCCTCTTGTGGGCATTTCTATTGGATGACTCACTGTGACTTACAGTAAATACCCGCGACTTTTAGACAACTCCAGTTTTTATCCTCTCGCATATTcactctcttctctcaacaCAACAACATCATGCCTTCCAGATCTGAGATCACATATTTCGGCGCAGGCCCTGCTTTGCTGCCCACAGACGTCCTTGAGAAGGCCGCCCAGGCCCTCATTGACTATGAGCATACCGGATTGGGTACAGCCAAAATCTCATAATTCATCGTGAACGTCACTAATCAAATGACAAGGTATTGCTGAGCACAGCCATCGTTCAGAGCTGGCTacaaacatcatcaacgagGCTAAGGCTGATCTTGCCTCTTACATTGACATTCCCGAGGACTATGAGGTTCTTTTCATGCAGGGTGGTGGAAGTGGAGAGTTCTCCGCTACCATGTACAACCTTGTCGGTGCATGGGtgacaaagaagaaggcccagaTTGTTGCCAACCTCAAGGCTCCGGAGGATGACCCTCGTGTGGAGCAGGAGCTCAGAAATGCAGTCgagaaggagctcaagacTGACTACATTGTTACTGGTGGTTGGTCTCAGAAGGCTTCTGAAGAAGCCAAACGACTGCTTGGTCCTGAGCATGTCAACATTGTCGCTGACGCCCGCCAGATTAACAATGGCAAGTATGGCAAGATTCCTGAGGAGAGCACCTGGAACCTCTCCAAGGAAGCTGCTTTGGTGTATTATTGCGATAACGAGACCGTCGATGGTGTAGAATTTCCTGCTTTCCCTCAGTCCCTGACCCCTGGACCTGACGGCGAGGGCCCTATTGTTGTGGCCGATATGTCCTCCAACATCCTGTCGAGGAGAATCCCTGTCCGAAACTTCTCagtcatcttcttcggcgcCCAGAAGAACCTCGGCTGCACTGGTGTCACCGTTGTGATTATCAAGAAGagccttcttcctcccaagacacctcaacctcctcccGCACTTCTTCGACGACTTGGACTTCCTATCCCTCCTATCATCTTCTCTTACGAGACTatcgccaagaacaacagTCTCTACAACACCCTTAGCATCTTCGAGTAAGCGCTTCTATAAGACACGTTTGATACATGTACTGACTAGACTTAGTGTCTATATCGCTGGCCAAGTTCTCAAGAAGTCACTCAGCACCTATAACAAGGTTGAGGGACAGGAGGCCGTGTccgccaagaaggccgagcTTATCTATGGTGCTCTTGACGCCCACCCTGATGTGTACAGAGTTGTCCCTGACAAGTCTGTTCGTTCAAGGATGAACATCTGCTTCCGCGTTACCAAGAATGGCGACACTGATGGCACAGAGAAGGCTTTCCTTAAGGAGGCCACTGCACAGGGTCTCACCGGCCTCAAGGGTCACCGAAGCGTGGGTGGTATTCGTGCCAGCAGCTACAATTCCATTTCCTTGGAGGGCGCCGAAAAGCTTGCCAAGTTCATTGAGACGTTTGCTACCTCTTAGAAAAAAATTCAATCATGAAAAGTTTGAGCTGGATGGTTTGAGGATTTTATGGAATTGATCAGATGCGTGTACGACATCAAGGATAAAAGTCAACCTAGATGGATGTTGAATTCAACATGCTCCATGAGGATAAAGAATAAGAACCAAATAAATGAAGCGTAATAAAAGGAGCTATGCTTAAACAACTTGTACTGGTGATGATCCTCTAGGTATGTTGAACATTCAATCACCGTGACCCTGATGGATGAGTTTCAGTGGATTAGCGCACTATCAGTTTGATACGATCAGTGGGCCCTGAGCGCTATAACATGGAATCAACCTCAGGTTTCTCTCTTGTTTATGTCTCCAACCAGGAAAACTCAGCCAATACTCAATTGTCACTCCCGAATACAGCGTCTATCGTCTTCGCTCTAAGAAAACCAGAGCAAGTAAAAATTAGAACAAGTTTGAACATCTCACTGTCACTCATTTCGCCGATGCTGAGACGCAGTCTCCTAAGGAGACTCAATTGCAAAGCGAATCGCTCTCGAGTCTTCTTATCCCCATTCTATATTAGCAAGTGCAACGACCAACTCTTTACACAACCTTTGCGGTATTCTATTGCCTCGGTATCAAAGCCATATTCATATCAGTCGTGGCATACTCAAAACCCTGAATTTGTATCCGGACTACCAATCATAGACGACACCATCTATGCTCTATCAACGGCGCAGGGTCGGGCCGGTATTGCGGTAATTCGCATTTCTGGCCCATCATGTCTTGAGGTGAGTGTCATAcaaattactatatatacAGTATCTAATGTTGGGCTGAAGATTTATGAGGCACTTTGCCCATCAAAACCATTACCAAAACCAAGATATGCAAAAGTACGGTCCCTATATGACCCGCAGCATGCCAATAATGAGCAGATAGTGCTGGACTCAgaagctcttgttctttACTTTCCTAGCCCAAAGACTGTAACTGGTGACGATGTCTTGGAGTTGCACGTTCATGGAGGATCAGCCACTGTAAAAGCTGTGTTAGCAGCCATTCCGAAATGTTCCGCTACACATCGTATTCGATACGCAGAGCCTGGCGAGTTTACGAAGCGCGCCTTTTTCAACGACCGCCTGGATCTTGCTCAAATTGAATCCCTGAGTGACACCCTGGCAGCTGAAACGGAACAGCAACGTCGTGCAGCTGTGCGAGGCAATTCAGGTGTTCTTGGACGACAATACGAGACATGGAGAGAGCAGCTCTTGTTGGCTCGTGGTGAGATCGAAGCATTGATCGACTTTTCCGAAGACCAGCACTTTGACGAATCCCAGGCTGAATTGTTACAGAATGTGACTGCGCAGGTTGCTAGGATGCTACACAGCATTGAGCTGCATGAGCAGGGAAGTCAAAGGAGCGAGCTTTTGAGGAATGGAATTCGTATAGCGCTGTTAGGGCCACCCAATGTTGGTAAGAGCTCGCTTATGAACCTGATCGTTGGGCGCGAGGCATCTATTGTGTCCGGCGAAGCAGGCACAACGCGAGATATCGTCGAGGCGAGCTTAGACATTCGCGGCTATTTATGTTCATTTGCAGATACGGCAGGATTTCGATCCAAAGGTTCCCGGGTGATCAACGGGGCTGATAGTGGCGCAATTGGGGccgtggaagaagaaggtatACGGCGAGCAAAGCAACGAGCTCTGGACTCTGACCTTGTTATAGTCCTAGCATCCGTGGAGGATGGTCAGAATGGACCATTTGTGCAATACGACCAAGAAACGCTCGATCTCGCTGCAGGGGCGGAGGActgtgttgttgttgtcaatAAACAAGATGCAGTTGGTAAAGAGGAATTTGAGAAGCTGGTTCAAGATTTCAGAAAAATCGTTCGAATTCGAGCCCCCAAGCTAGCGGCGGCGGAGTTCGTGTCCGTATCGTGTAAGGAGGCTCAGGCAGGGACATGGGAAAGCAAGGATCCTGGCGGTATCCAGGCTGTGATCACCAAGCTCGTGGCATCCTTTGAGAAGATGACATCCATGCCTGTCGATCTTCAGGACCTGCTAGGCGTTACAGAGCGTCAGCGCCAGCTCCTTATCAAGTGTCGTCGACACTTGGAGGACTTCATGATGGAGGCTGCCCCTGAAGAGGGCTTGGATGCTGATGCCGTCCTCGCGGCCGAGTATCTAAGGTATGCTGCGAATTGCCTTGCACGGATCACAGGGCGGGATGAgtttggagatgttgaggatgtaCTGGGTGTTATCTTTGAAAAGTAAGTTCTGACAAAATTGTGTATAAGATGTCTGACAAGATGCTGATTTGAGACGTGTTAGATTCTGTGTGGGGAAATAAGCGCGTGGCAAAGAAAACTATAGCGATGAGAGATTGGTGGGAGAGTTGAAATATATTTTCCATCGAGGAATATTCTATAGAGAGCAGCTGGTCTGAACAAATTGAAAAGACTCAATGTTGGGCCACCTGGGCCTGGTCTAGTCGGTTATGAAAAGAGAAAGCGAAAATAAAATTGAGATGAAATGACAAGAAAAATAAAGCAAAAGGAAATATGTCATGCTGTATGCTCGCTTCtatgccatgccatgccaaCGCTGTGTGATGCTATGCTTCCGTCTTTTCCAACTCCTGATATGCGATGCCGTGTCTGCAACTTGTTCCTCCGAATACcaatgctgatgatgagaacAAAACAAAACTCCATTCCATGCAGATGTTGTTGAAACTAGTGTCTAAACAGAAAACTCCGTTCCATGCTTGCGCTGTCGCTGTGTATGCTTTTGGGAAGTGACTCAAGAGTAACAAAGGAGTTTACTCGTCGTCATTGTCGCTGGGACCATTGTAGCCAGAGCGACCCTTGTTGCCCTTGGAGGAATCATCGTCTTCAGGGCCGTTATAGCCAGAGCGACCAGAGTCTCCTTCCTCAGGCTCGTTGTAGCCAGATCGACCACGATTGTTTGTGGGCTTGGAGTCAGAGTCGTCACCGTCCTTGTTGTAGCCAGATCGGCCGAAGGATCGAGTGGTGGGAGCAAATGTGAGAGTGAAAGCAGCCATTGTAAATGTTGTAGAGTAGAGTTGAGTTAAGTATGAATTTTGGGTGAAGATGGAAGTtgggttgagttgagttgaaaGAGTTGAGTTGTTGTATGTAAATGTTGAGTTGTAGTGTAGTTGTAGAGTGTAGATGAAActggttgttgatggtgatgagaattCTAATTCAGAGCAGGAGGACATGGACAGTTATATAGAAACTGAGTCAACTATAGAACGAAGCCAAGGGTAACTAAGCACATCGCAGATAGGGATTCTCGGTAGACGGTGGAAGCGGCTGACTCTGACTGACGCCTGTTCGTTCGTTTGTGTTGTCGTATCATGACGATCAAGCACACCCTTAGCATGGGGGCAACAAAATAGAAACACACTACATAGCGTATCGTGCTAGGTTTGGCTACCTTAGGCTAGGTAGATTACAGCAGTGCCCGTTGTTCCGCCCTTGCCATGCCATGGAACCTTCTTTCGCTTCCGTCAGTCTGCGCCATGTCGCCGAGCTGACAGGGAATCCATCAACGCCGTGAGTGGTGGAGGACACCATCGTAGGGCTGAGGGCAATGGTTTATGGGGGACCGGACCTTGCAGTTACAGGGGTCTTTGTCAAACGGTGTAAGTTAATAAGTAGCCACGCCCACGGTACCCGGGGTAGGGGTCGGGTCGGGGTGCGGAAGACCCGGGCCGTATCCAGTCAAGTCGCTGCGTATTGTATTACTGAGTGAGTCTTTTGAGTGTTGATGGGCTTACGGGGCTTGGGCAGGGTATACGTTATAATAAGCCACAGCCTCAAATGAACACCCTTGTACATGTAATCAATCATGCCCACGGCTCTGGCCATGGACCTGGAGCAGATGCAGAATAGATGCATCATGGTAGTTTTTTTGACCCCCAACAATGCAATTGTTCAAGATAACATATCAATGAGTTTGGAGAGTTGGTGTGGAGACGGAGCTTAGATACGTAAATACGCACCTCTAACATACTGCATAGTATTCGTATTATGATCCCGCCCATACTATTCCACACTCTTGGTACTGTATAAATGTCAAGACAATTGCGGACTTGCAACGCAGAAACGTCATCAAGGCTGACAAATGAGGCCGTGTGATTCCAATTCCATGAAAACTCCGATTAGGTTCGGAGTCAATCATGGAGTTTAGAGAGAGACAGAGTACGGTATGGTACGGACGGAGTAGACAAAGAGATTCCAATTAATCCCGGTTGAAATTCGTTGAATGTGCCAACGTGTACTTGACTGCATGCGCGTCCCATATCGCAATAGAcacagagaagaagcttccaAAGTGCAATTTCTCGTCACATGGGCACTTTTGATAAGTTTAAAAGGTTGCCTAAAAGACAAGACATTTACATGAGGCATCACAATAGCGAATAAGTCAGCAAATTGCACCATTTATTCTGTCATCCCGCTTTGTCATCCCGCAAATGACGGATGCAGCCACAGAAGCCATGACGCGACTTCCCCATTGGCGTGCATCGGTCAAACCCGTGTTTCCGCCTACCGAAGGAACAAACTGCCACAGATTCCAGGGCCCTTTTCCCTAATCATCATCACCGAAGAGTCACCCTTTGCATATTCCGCCTTTCTTACTAAACATGAACTCTTTCTCTTATCATGACTCATCTTGCACCGTCAATTGATTATTGAAACCAACAAAAGAACCTTGTCAGGTTCCCGAATATTGCAGTTACTCAATCGGTCTCGTGGGGGCAGAAGAATGAAACGTCACGTTCAAATCGAGACAACCTCAACTTACACCACGCGCACTCTATCACCCACACTCACACCCATGAGGTAATCGTCGAACAGCCCCTTCTGACCTTACTATCACTCGTACACTAGTCTATTGGGTGGCCGGGACTCCTTCATTCCGGTCGGCACGGCATCTGGTCTTACCCGTCAGTCAGGTTCAGGTTCAGGCCCTTTCGCCGGCTAGCGCGGGCCCTCCCAATCCCTTGGGACCTAATTTCTGAGCATCCAACTCCCCTCGATACTGAGACTCGACGGGGGTTCTCGATTCTCACTGAGATCTCTGGTACCGCTTCTCATTGGCCAGACCCCCAAACAGCCATGTTAAGCGCCTGCTGTGAATGACCAACGAGCTGAAAGGTCGAACCATTGACGCATTTGCTCCCAAGAATCGCCAATGCTACGCTTGTTCTATCAATGGAAACATTTCGCGATCGGAAATCACATTTCAATCACATCATGATGTCCGTCGAGTCTCGAATTCTTACAAACAGCCGCAATGGTACACCAACCTCACCCTGCCACACACATGTACCCTTGTCGAGTTTAAGCGCCTTAAAAATAGAAACAACGCTATGATTGGCCAATTGGCGCGCTGTCGCTTCATCTGACTGTTTTCGCTACGGTAGCTCAGTGCATAGCCCCGGACAGGCTCCGATTGATCCAATCACCAGGCTTAGACGGTACACTCACCACCACGAGGCATTATCCAAGAAATCAGCCTTGCAACCTAGACCAGGCTCTTGTATTACTGTTTCTACCTAAGACCTAAGACATGAACCATGTTTCTGCCGTCTCGGCTACCTCTGAGACATTACGGATATAGCTTTCCAGATCCTTGCCTGCTGTTTTGTTTCTGCTTACTCCCCTGAGCCATGTCTCGGGAAGGATTGCAACGCCTGCTACGGTGTATCGGAGGGTTCCCTTGGGCGTGGAAGCTCGGGTTCCACCAATACAGGTTGCAGCCTGTTCACGTCGAAGCTATACACAATCTATCAACCTCATGCACTCAAGCAATTCTGGGCATTTCTAAGAATGGTTGCATCTACGGATCTGCGGCTTATGTCTCGGCAGCTACTCTCGTCCCGGAAGCAAGCCGGTAGACTATGACTGGTAACCGATGCAAGAATCGTGACATTGCTAGAAACCCGCtgacgttgatgttgactAAACACAAGCACCCTTTCTTTTTCGACTTCATCGACAACCTTCGGCCATTTGAATAAGTTCCACCGACGCCACTAAGACGTTGACAGCCTGCCGATCCGTATGGCACACAAACCACAGTCACCGATCTGCACCCATTGAGCCATCATCAGGCACCAGGCATCAAATCACAGCCATCCGTCGCACAGAAGCACCAAAACAGAGTTTGGAGGCTCTGTACCTGACTTGCCCAATATGGTAGAATGTTTCGATCCCTGTTCCCAGCCTCATAGCCCCCAAGCCTCACAAAGCCTGCATGGCTTGAGGATGCGGTACGAGCCGTGGGATTGCTTTACGATGCATGTCTTGGCTGTGACTAACCATTGACCAATAGCCGGTATGTTTCAATTGGCATATCAGGATACACATAACACCTTTTCAAAGCAGTCCTACATTGCCTTGTTATATTCTGACCCATTCACAGCTCGTCCTTGGCATGAGCCTCCTGACTAGGATCTTCCATAgccatgatcttgacaacAAGACTGGTCCATCCAGTGAAGTGCTGTGTTCGCTGGCCGGCACCCGTGTCGGGATTGTACTGCTCCCAGGCGAAGCCTGTTTCTTCCCAGCTCTTGTACACGGTGTCAACAAGGTTCTTACGGAGACGTGTGAACAGATCTTTCGCTTTTCCCCTGTAGGGGCCTTCCTGCGAAGCAACGTTCTATATGCACATGTTAGTCTTTGTACTACTTCGCCAAGGGGACATCTGGGGGAAACCCTACCTGTAGTTGAGACAAAGCCAGGTAGTTGATAGGCATCCACACCGGGCTGCGCCAGTAGTTCTCGCCCGTGGCGTAGAACTCATCCTTTTTACTCAAGCTACGAATGCCGTGGGGGCTCCAGAGGTGCTCCTCGTCACCGACCAGATCAAGAATCTTGCCCAGCTTGGGGTCGTCAGCCTTCATCAGGCCGACCAGGAAAGGGAACAGGGAAATGTAGCCCTTGTGGCATACGAGCGCGTGTTCCTCGTAATCATCGATCGTTGCGTCGCAATAGCAACCGTCCTCATCAGACCAGTGGAGATCATTGAGGTTGTGCTCGATGCCGTCCAAGTTCTTCCTATACTCATTCACATCTTCGGCCATGCCGAGGGCGTCTGCGATGTTCATCAACGACTTTGTCATCAGCCCAACCCAGGACATGAGATCGACGTGCAGCTCGCCCGGCGAAGGGGGCTGGGGTCGAGGATAGTCGTCCAGGCCACTGGTGAGGATGTGAGTCTCAGTACGGCCCCTCCATCTGTATGCTTCCTTGGTTGAGTATGCCTCACGGTCATAATTCTTTATGTCACCTCGCTGAGTTTTGCGGAACCAGTCATATTGTTGTCTCAACAGGGGGTACAACTTTCGAAGATAGTTCTCGCCGAGCTCAATATTGTCGAGGTGAGCGGTTTGCAGAGGGTCGGCCCCCAGAATGCGTTCCTTTGCCTCGCTCTTGGTTCCGTTTGATGCGCGAAGACGCTCCATGAAGCCCTCAATGATAAGGAAGAGGGTAGGGGGGTTGGCATAATGCGGAAATTGCACTTGAAACTCAGGGGGGACCTTACTCCGGGCCTCGTGACCTAGAATCTGTTCGCGCGCGATCCAGCCATCTTCGTCCATAGTGTTGTACCAGCTCTTGACAATCTCAAGTGTGAGGTCAATATCCCAGTCGGCAATGGGAATCAGGTGAAATCCTTCATCCCACAGGAAGCCGCGGGGGAAGAAAGGGCGAGAAGGAACACTGGTGAAAAGCTCATAGGGGCCTTCGAGTTCTGGCTGTGTGCGTGCCTTGGCTTGCGCGGCCTCCTCCCAGAACCCGTCGTTCTGCTCCTCATACTCAGGCGCATACGATCGATCAATTAGCTGGTGACCATGGAAGTACCCTATGCCGCCAATAAGGTTTGACAGCATGCTCTTGCCGAATTTCTTGTACTTCTCCTGTGTGAAAGGCTCTTTGAGCTTGAAGGTGTTGGTGAAACGCTCGTTGAAGATTTCTGAAGTCTTCTCGATCTGTTCAGTAACCTCCTCAGAAGTAAACTCCTTGCCTCCAGATTCGGATGAAAAGATGACATCGAACTCGAACCGTCCCTCGAAGGTCTTCTCGACTATATGGACGTTGCCTTTTCCAGGCGCATGGGCAATACGGTACACCTGCCACGGTGGAGGCGGGTCCGCCTGGTCAGCATTCTGCTGCACGGGCGAAACGGCATCTTGAAGTTGCTTGAAGACAACGGGCTTGCCCTGCCAGGTAAGGTCGGCTGGGACCTCAGTACTCGAGACGATGGTTGTGTCGCCATGTCGATCTTCCAGAAACTTGTGATCTGTTGAAGGGTGCTCTCCGGTACCCTTtgtgatgagaagcttgtaGTCTCCTAGCGCCTTTGAACTGCCCTTAAGAGTAACGTCGTCTTTGAAACCATACTTGGTACCCTCACCTTCAACAGCAAGTtcgccatcaccatcctGGGCGATATAATAGAATAGCATAGTCCTGGTGTTTTTGGGCGCACCGTCTCGCAGCTCGCCCCTGATTCGGGCAGCCCAGCTGCCACCATGATTTCCACCGGGGATCTTCACAAAAGTAGTCGTCAGGTCGATGTTGTTGCCCTTGTCGTGAATTGACTGCACACCGCCTATGCGGGCATCATACTCATCCCATCCGTAGCCATGCATATCTTCTCCCTGCTCGCAGGTATATCTGAAACCTAGAAGGCAAGTGTTAGAGCATTCAAATCACGAAGCTCGTTATTTCTTACCATTCTGAATATCATGGTAGTTGTCAACCTTCCCCCACATGAGCCCTGTCCATAGACCATCTGGTGTTCGTGGTCGCACGCCAAAGTACAGATTGGACTTGTAGGGTCCCCAAAAGAGGCTCTGGTTGTTTTGACGGCCGATTTCTGTCGTCAGCACAGAAGATGCATCGTCTGCGGCTGAGACGCCCAGAGCGAGTGTCGCCGCCGACACCCAATGGGCAATTTTCACCATACTGACGATAAAAAGTGTTTCTCACAAGCCTCTAGAAGAGAAAGTGAGATAAAGATTTTTTTTGAGCGAATCCTAGAGTTTTCAATTCCTCATCGGGTGAGTTTGTGTGAGAACAAGCTCCAGAGAACACGTAGGAGTAGCAAATTGATATGACGACGCAAGGCTGAGAGTTGGAGACGATCCGGGGTCCATGAGAGCTCAGGCCAATGATGAAGCTTCACCAGCCACCGCCACTTGAAGCTCAAACTCCACTTAAAAGTTATCTCGTTTCAGCCTTCCTCTTTCTAGAACTTGTTGGATGCATTTTCGAACATTCTTCACCTTACAGTGTCAAtatctcaagatcatcagCAAATTCTCAGAATCGGAATCAAAATCTACAACACACATAATGGGAGACTCTAGGCGAAATAGACGACCCGATAGTCGTCAAATGTGGGACGAATCCGACAGACGCGATAGGCGTGGAGGACACAATAGGGACAACGACCGCGATCGCAGAGGCTACAGGTCAAGATCACGCGAGCGCCGTGGATACAGAGATCGATCGAGATCGCCGGACAGGAGACATCGAGACCGAGATGGTGATAGGAACCGACCTAGGGATAGAGGCCCGCGCCATCATGATGATCGAGATAGGAGGGATAGACGGAGAGAGGATGCAGAGGGTGCGCCACCACGACTGAGAGGAGATGAGCGTCGTGACGATGATAGAGACAAACGAAGTATGCGCCCACACCCCCATTTCAACGTTATGAAAACCTAACTTGCCACGCAGGCAAATCTCGTCGCTCAGCCTCACCACAATCACGAAGTCCTACTCACGAAGCACTTCCTACGCGCCCTCGCCCCGACGCAAAGCGCCCGGCACCAAATATGTCCTTCAACGTCGGCTCCCGTGCAAGCCGctcaccaccaccgccatcACGCGCGCAGCGTGAAGAGGAAAGCAACCGCTCAGAAGAGGGCCAGGCTtcagaggttgaagaagatcctATGGACGcagaggacgacgatatggcCGCTATGCAGGCTATGATGGGCTTCGGCGGATTTGGAAcgaccaagaacaagaaggttTCAGGCAACAATGCTGGTGGTGTGcacaaagagaagaagacggagTATCGTCAGTACATGAACAGGAACGGTGGATTCAATCGGCCTTTGAGTCCATCACGCTGAGCATGCTGGCTAGACGGCGTTGATGCAGTACGAGTTGTGATCTCCGTGAGGACAATTGGCACTTTTAAGGTTGTGCCGTAAAGGTAAACTGGATTGGCGTATGGGTTTTCCTGCTAAACGAGCGCAGAGGTATAATAATTG
Coding sequences within it:
- a CDS encoding mannosyl-oligosaccharide glucosidase, with protein sequence MVKIAHWVSAATLALGVSAADDASSVLTTEIGRQNNQSLFWGPYKSNLYFGVRPRTPDGLWTGLMWGKVDNYHDIQNGFRYTCEQGEDMHGYGWDEYDARIGGVQSIHDKGNNIDLTTTFVKIPGGNHGGSWAARIRGELRDGAPKNTRTMLFYYIAQDGDGELAVEGEGTKYGFKDDVTLKGSSKALGDYKLLITKGTGEHPSTDHKFLEDRHGDTTIVSSTEVPADLTWQGKPVVFKQLQDAVSPVQQNADQADPPPPWQVYRIAHAPGKGNVHIVEKTFEGRFEFDVIFSSESGGKEFTSEEVTEQIEKTSEIFNERFTNTFKLKEPFTQEKYKKFGKSMLSNLIGGIGYFHGHQLIDRSYAPEYEEQNDGFWEEAAQAKARTQPELEGPYELFTSVPSRPFFPRGFLWDEGFHLIPIADWDIDLTLEIVKSWYNTMDEDGWIAREQILGHEARSKVPPEFQVQFPHYANPPTLFLIIEGFMERLRASNGTKSEAKERILGADPLQTAHLDNIELGENYLRKLYPLLRQQYDWFRKTQRGDIKNYDREAYSTKEAYRWRGRTETHILTSGLDDYPRPQPPSPGELHVDLMSWVGLMTKSLMNIADALGMAEDVNEYRKNLDGIEHNLNDLHWSDEDGCYCDATIDDYEEHALVCHKGYISLFPFLVGLMKADDPKLGKILDLVGDEEHLWSPHGIRSLSKKDEFYATGENYWRSPVWMPINYLALSQLQVGFPPDVPLAK
- a CDS encoding mannosyl-oligosaccharide glucosidase, which gives rise to MVKIAHWVSAATLALGVSAADDASSVLTTEIGRQNNQSLFWGPYKSNLYFGVRPRTPDGLWTGLMWGKVDNYHDIQNGFRYTCEQGEDMHGYGWDEYDARIGGVQSIHDKGNNIDLTTTFVKIPGGNHGGSWAARIRGELRDGAPKNTRTMLFYYIAQDGDGELAVEGEGTKYGFKDDVTLKGSSKALGDYKLLITKGTGEHPSTDHKFLEDRHGDTTIVSSTEVPADLTWQGKPVVFKQLQDAVSPVQQNADQADPPPPWQVYRIAHAPGKGNVHIVEKTFEGRFEFDVIFSSESGGKEFTSEEVTEQIEKTSEIFNERFTNTFKLKEPFTQEKYKKFGKSMLSNLIGGIGYFHGHQLIDRSYAPEYEEQNDGFWEEAAQAKARTQPELEGPYELFTSVPSRPFFPRGFLWDEGFHLIPIADWDIDLTLEIVKSWYNTMDEDGWIAREQILGHEARSKVPPEFQVQFPHYANPPTLFLIIEGFMERLRASNGTKSEAKERILGADPLQTAHLDNIELGENYLRKLYPLLRQQYDWFRKTQRGDIKNYDREAYSTKEAYRWRGRTETHILTSGLDDYPRPQPPSPGELHVDLMSWVGLMTKSLMNIADALGMAEDVNEYRKNLDGIEHNLNDLHWSDEDGCYCDATIDDYEEHALVCHKGYISLFPFLVGLMKADDPKLGKILDLVGDEEHLWSPHGIRSLSKKDEFYATGENYWRSPVWMPINYLALSQLQNVASQEGPYRGKAKDLFTRLRKNLVDTVYKSWEETGFAWEQYNPDTGAGQRTQHFTGWTSLVVKIMAMEDPSQEAHAKDEL
- a CDS encoding phosphoserine aminotransferase, which gives rise to MPSRSEITYFGAGPALLPTDVLEKAAQALIDYEHTGLGIAEHSHRSELATNIINEAKADLASYIDIPEDYEVLFMQGGGSGEFSATMYNLVGAWVTKKKAQIVANLKAPEDDPRVEQELRNAVEKELKTDYIVTGGWSQKASEEAKRLLGPEHVNIVADARQINNGKYGKIPEESTWNLSKEAALVYYCDNETVDGVEFPAFPQSLTPGPDGEGPIVVADMSSNILSRRIPVRNFSVIFFGAQKNLGCTGVTVVIIKKSLLPPKTPQPPPALLRRLGLPIPPIIFSYETIAKNNSLYNTLSIFDVYIAGQVLKKSLSTYNKVEGQEAVSAKKAELIYGALDAHPDVYRVVPDKSVRSRMNICFRVTKNGDTDGTEKAFLKEATAQGLTGLKGHRSVGGIRASSYNSISLEGAEKLAKFIETFATS
- a CDS encoding tRNA modification GTPase TrmE; this translates as MESTSGFSLVYVSNQENSANTQLSLPNTASIVFALRKPEQVKIRTSLNISLSLISPMLRRSLLRRLNCKANRSRVFLSPFYISKCNDQLFTQPLRYSIASVSKPYSYQSWHTQNPEFVSGLPIIDDTIYALSTAQGRAGIAVIRISGPSCLEIYEALCPSKPLPKPRYAKVRSLYDPQHANNEQIVLDSEALVLYFPSPKTVTGDDVLELHVHGGSATVKAVLAAIPKCSATHRIRYAEPGEFTKRAFFNDRLDLAQIESLSDTLAAETEQQRRAAVRGNSGVLGRQYETWREQLLLARGEIEALIDFSEDQHFDESQAELLQNVTAQVARMLHSIELHEQGSQRSELLRNGIRIALLGPPNVGKSSLMNLIVGREASIVSGEAGTTRDIVEASLDIRGYLCSFADTAGFRSKGSRVINGADSGAIGAVEEEGIRRAKQRALDSDLVIVLASVEDGQNGPFVQYDQETLDLAAGAEDCVVVVNKQDAVGKEEFEKLVQDFRKIVRIRAPKLAAAEFVSVSCKEAQAGTWESKDPGGIQAVITKLVASFEKMTSMPVDLQDLLGVTERQRQLLIKCRRHLEDFMMEAAPEEGLDADAVLAAEYLRYAANCLARITGRDEFGDVEDVLGVIFEKFCVGK